In one window of Tellurirhabdus rosea DNA:
- a CDS encoding response regulator: protein MDEQRLNVLVVEENQSCADAIREAMNRLSFSNDSFFAQDTPEAIQYLEKRTSTATSPLPDLIMLHLAPDKVDSWNFLSTVKQDSAWSTVPVLALSDTEDRLFIHKAYQAGVTSFLAHPHNTEEWLPLLESLRSYWGSVVRLPKKNVRWLTGNH from the coding sequence ATGGACGAACAGCGACTCAACGTGCTGGTAGTGGAGGAAAACCAATCCTGTGCAGACGCCATCCGGGAAGCCATGAACCGATTGTCTTTCTCCAACGATTCTTTTTTTGCCCAGGATACGCCGGAAGCAATCCAGTACCTCGAAAAGCGGACCTCGACGGCGACCTCCCCCCTGCCGGACCTGATCATGCTCCATCTGGCTCCCGACAAAGTGGATTCCTGGAATTTTCTGAGCACCGTCAAGCAGGATTCGGCCTGGAGCACGGTTCCGGTTCTGGCGCTTTCGGACACCGAAGACCGGCTCTTTATTCACAAGGCCTACCAGGCCGGGGTTACCTCGTTTCTCGCCCATCCCCACAATACCGAAGAGTGGCTGCCGCTCCTCGAATCCCTTCGTTCGTACTGGGGCTCGGTGGTCCGGCTCCCGAAGAAAAACGTTCGCTGGCTGACGGGCAATCACTGA
- a CDS encoding glycosyltransferase — protein sequence MSVPSFEVVCVSLTSYTNAFTKSTVELMNELARHHRVLYVDFAVSVKDLVTGRLRNGWKKVVGLDERLARVELSHGGTLHVLTPPPVLPVNWMQPGVLHGFAQGFNTYWLAAEIRAAMKRLAFDRPVVINAFHPINGLALAGRLNERALVYYCYDDIYAESWSRHHGPLSEAALIRQADAVIASSRELQLRKTTDTTPCYLLENGVDYPLFQQAFHLPTPKPVQTVGYIGAIDNRLDLDLLGTCFQRFPEVQFQFVGRQPDAAIRAFFEPYANVTLSPPVAPSQLPAFVETFDAALIPFVCNQQTKAIYPLKVNEYLAAGLPVVSTLFSDLSDFAGVVALADSPEDFCEALKGALADTRPEEARKRSAFARTNSWEERGKRLEQILGEVLRDKR from the coding sequence ATGTCCGTCCCTTCTTTTGAGGTTGTCTGTGTCAGCCTGACCTCGTACACCAACGCGTTCACCAAGTCGACCGTCGAACTGATGAACGAACTGGCCCGCCACCACCGGGTGCTGTACGTCGACTTTGCCGTTTCGGTCAAAGACCTGGTGACGGGCAGGCTGAGAAACGGCTGGAAGAAAGTAGTCGGACTGGATGAGCGATTAGCCCGCGTTGAGCTTTCCCACGGCGGCACACTGCACGTCCTTACGCCACCGCCCGTGCTTCCGGTCAACTGGATGCAGCCGGGAGTGCTTCACGGATTCGCCCAGGGCTTTAATACGTACTGGCTTGCCGCCGAGATCCGGGCCGCCATGAAACGGCTCGCTTTCGACCGCCCGGTGGTCATCAATGCGTTTCACCCGATCAACGGCCTTGCGCTGGCGGGACGGCTCAACGAACGCGCGCTGGTCTACTACTGCTACGACGATATTTACGCCGAAAGCTGGAGCCGCCACCACGGCCCCCTTTCCGAAGCGGCGCTGATCCGGCAGGCCGACGCAGTCATCGCCTCCTCCCGCGAACTCCAGCTCCGGAAGACGACGGACACGACGCCCTGTTATCTGCTGGAAAACGGGGTTGACTATCCGCTCTTTCAGCAGGCTTTTCATCTGCCGACGCCCAAACCCGTCCAAACCGTGGGTTACATCGGGGCCATCGACAATCGCCTCGACCTGGATTTGCTCGGCACCTGTTTTCAGCGCTTTCCCGAGGTTCAATTCCAGTTTGTCGGCCGACAGCCCGACGCGGCGATCCGGGCGTTCTTTGAGCCGTATGCCAACGTGACGCTCAGCCCGCCGGTCGCGCCCAGCCAGCTTCCGGCGTTTGTCGAAACCTTCGACGCCGCCCTGATTCCGTTCGTCTGCAACCAGCAGACCAAGGCCATTTATCCGCTGAAGGTCAACGAATACCTGGCCGCCGGACTTCCCGTCGTTTCAACTCTTTTTTCGGATTTGTCCGACTTTGCCGGAGTCGTCGCGCTGGCCGATTCGCCGGAGGACTTCTGCGAAGCCCTGAAAGGGGCGCTGGCCGATACCCGTCCGGAAGAGGCCCGGAAACGGTCGGCCTTTGCCCGTACCAATTCCTGGGAAGAGCGCGGCAAACGGCTTGAGCAGATTCTGGGCG
- a CDS encoding TonB-dependent receptor plug domain-containing protein has protein sequence MRYSLGFLATVLTGLNVPAWAQTREPAAIVLDTLAVRAERRAAFRIGQNEILLDSVLVQSRGQFLSDVLRRYTGIPNRAYGNGMLSALIIRGLPASRTAVLWHGFPINSSMLGSTDLNLIPISGLTDMAVQPGAGSSLFGSDAIAGSIALSARPEWKPGFKATAGATLGSFGLKTGQATAGYTNERQTVSLRTSVSLLDHANRFWFRNTSRFGQPRERQQDAGIRQKSVSQDVFIRFSKKIALTLSAWWNQSQRQLQAPISVRISDESQADETLSSLASVEFNHTGWKDKLSVYHQYSSIRYQKPSTQLNEFSSETRTIFRYEQDWRINRSESGFPNWQFQWGLEGAVQQARAESYQQTGRQNRFDVYVLATGHWTARLRSTVHLRQSTTTGFRAPFTPALGLEYDWRLLASLLTVKAHAARSYRVPTLNDRYWRPGGNLNLLPESGFSRELTVSQTFSHSTLKNWHLTAYRNTVQNWLDWVPGDTVSYWSVRNLPNVRAEGLEAGMQFAHKLGRLQLQSAAMLNYNRTVSLAAQGAGGRPPQLMYVPNYSGNWTIDLQYRSFVGGVQHTYTGRRFTTSDNSYALPGYWLADAYLRHQRKFARFQTEAIFRVNNVFNTTYQAIQDRAMPGRHYQFSLFFIYP, from the coding sequence ATGAGGTATTCATTGGGGTTCCTGGCTACGGTACTGACCGGCCTGAACGTACCGGCCTGGGCTCAAACCCGGGAGCCAGCGGCTATTGTCCTCGATACGCTGGCCGTACGAGCCGAACGCCGGGCCGCCTTCCGCATCGGACAGAATGAAATTCTGCTGGATTCAGTTCTGGTGCAATCGCGCGGACAGTTCCTATCCGACGTTCTTCGGAGATACACCGGCATTCCGAACCGCGCCTACGGCAACGGTATGTTGTCTGCCCTTATCATCCGGGGACTGCCCGCCAGCCGAACGGCGGTGTTATGGCACGGCTTTCCGATCAATTCATCCATGCTCGGCAGTACCGATTTAAATCTGATTCCAATTTCGGGACTGACCGACATGGCTGTTCAACCCGGTGCTGGCAGTAGTCTCTTCGGCTCGGATGCCATTGCCGGTAGTATAGCGCTTTCTGCCAGACCGGAGTGGAAACCGGGATTCAAAGCCACGGCGGGCGCTACTCTCGGCAGCTTTGGACTGAAGACCGGCCAAGCCACGGCCGGTTACACCAACGAACGGCAAACCGTAAGCTTAAGGACAAGCGTCTCTCTGCTGGATCACGCCAATCGGTTCTGGTTCAGAAACACATCCCGGTTTGGCCAGCCCCGGGAGCGGCAGCAGGATGCAGGGATTCGCCAAAAATCCGTTTCGCAGGATGTCTTTATCCGATTCAGCAAAAAAATAGCCCTGACGTTGAGCGCCTGGTGGAATCAATCGCAACGCCAGCTTCAGGCACCCATCAGCGTCCGTATTTCGGACGAGAGTCAGGCGGATGAAACCCTTTCTTCATTAGCGTCTGTTGAATTTAACCATACGGGATGGAAGGACAAGCTTTCCGTTTATCACCAATATTCATCCATTCGGTATCAGAAGCCGTCCACCCAGTTGAACGAATTCTCTTCGGAGACCCGGACCATCTTCCGGTACGAACAGGATTGGCGGATAAACCGATCGGAGAGTGGTTTCCCCAACTGGCAATTCCAGTGGGGGTTGGAAGGCGCCGTCCAGCAGGCACGGGCTGAGTCCTATCAACAGACGGGTCGGCAAAACCGGTTTGATGTTTACGTGCTGGCTACCGGACACTGGACAGCCCGTTTGCGCTCGACGGTTCATCTCCGTCAATCGACGACAACCGGGTTTCGCGCGCCGTTTACCCCGGCGCTGGGACTCGAATATGACTGGCGTCTCCTGGCATCCCTGCTTACGGTCAAAGCCCATGCGGCCCGCTCGTACCGGGTGCCCACGCTGAACGATCGATACTGGCGTCCCGGCGGCAATCTAAATCTGCTTCCGGAATCTGGTTTCAGCCGGGAGCTGACCGTAAGCCAGACGTTCAGTCACTCCACCTTGAAGAACTGGCACCTGACGGCTTACCGGAATACCGTTCAAAACTGGCTCGACTGGGTTCCAGGGGATACCGTCAGTTACTGGTCGGTACGAAACCTGCCGAACGTTCGCGCCGAAGGATTGGAAGCCGGTATGCAGTTCGCTCATAAACTGGGTCGCCTTCAATTGCAGTCGGCGGCCATGCTGAACTACAACCGTACCGTATCGCTGGCCGCGCAGGGCGCAGGCGGGCGTCCTCCGCAACTGATGTATGTTCCCAACTACTCAGGCAACTGGACGATTGATCTGCAATACCGGTCGTTCGTCGGTGGGGTACAGCATACGTATACAGGCAGGCGTTTTACTACTTCGGATAATTCCTACGCCCTGCCGGGCTACTGGCTGGCGGACGCTTACCTCAGACATCAGCGGAAGTTTGCCCGCTTTCAAACAGAAGCCATTTTCAGGGTCAATAACGTCTTTAACACCACGTACCAGGCAATTCAGGACCGGGCCATGCCTGGCAGACACTATCAATTTTCGTTGTTTTTTATTTATCCCTAA
- a CDS encoding helix-turn-helix domain-containing protein, with amino-acid sequence MSINDKIKLLLKDRNLTPSVFADEIGVNRASISHILSGRNRPSYDIIQKILRRFPDLGTNWMLEDEEQNNVVNYDNRFSNPPSGRRNNLQPEIAPLVQPKPVASKPEAVPDTIVNQEPGAVSKQIERILIFYTDGTFKEYSPS; translated from the coding sequence ATGTCAATAAATGACAAAATTAAACTGTTACTGAAGGATCGTAATTTAACACCTTCGGTATTTGCCGACGAAATCGGGGTAAACCGAGCCAGCATTTCTCACATTCTATCGGGGCGTAACCGGCCAAGTTATGATATTATACAGAAGATTTTGCGGCGTTTTCCGGACCTGGGGACCAATTGGATGCTCGAAGACGAAGAGCAAAATAACGTTGTAAATTACGACAACCGGTTTTCTAACCCGCCAAGTGGCCGAAGAAACAATTTACAACCTGAAATTGCTCCATTGGTTCAACCCAAGCCGGTAGCCAGCAAGCCCGAAGCCGTTCCGGATACAATTGTAAACCAGGAGCCAGGTGCGGTTTCTAAACAAATCGAGCGTATTCTGATCTTCTACACGGATGGCACTTTTAAAGAGTATTCTCCGTCCTAA
- a CDS encoding glycosyltransferase family 2 protein has product MFLQRFTTPDWLKNILHSPKSPDEVPASHFDELREKLRWLSDSAPEISIVIPAYNEEKNLLWLLASMAGLKSTRRVELLIANNKSTDRTQEILDRCGVRSILVTQQGVAHARQAGLLAAKGTCIVCADADSLYPPGWVDAVTEPLFTQPEVVCTYGYYSFIPSRQNSRLKLGLYESIGELFTHIRKRNREAVDVRGMNFAFRRADALAVGGFDVTIGHQSTFTGTELTSGQPRAEGRCEDGWLALCLSARGRLLRVRSDAARGWTNDRSIMAEGSLSAAFFTRVQKELKRLPLYLDPRKKITA; this is encoded by the coding sequence ATGTTTTTACAGCGCTTTACTACGCCCGACTGGCTTAAGAATATTCTGCATTCGCCTAAATCTCCGGACGAGGTTCCGGCTTCCCATTTTGACGAACTGCGGGAAAAGCTCCGCTGGTTATCGGACAGTGCGCCGGAAATTTCCATTGTGATTCCGGCCTATAATGAAGAAAAAAACCTGCTCTGGCTCCTGGCCTCCATGGCCGGGCTCAAGTCGACTCGCCGGGTCGAACTGCTGATTGCCAACAACAAATCCACGGACCGGACCCAGGAAATCCTCGACCGCTGCGGCGTGCGTTCGATTCTGGTCACGCAGCAGGGCGTGGCCCATGCCCGGCAGGCGGGGCTGCTGGCCGCCAAAGGCACCTGCATCGTTTGTGCCGACGCCGATTCGCTGTATCCGCCGGGCTGGGTTGATGCCGTCACCGAACCCCTGTTCACGCAGCCCGAGGTGGTTTGTACTTACGGCTACTATTCGTTTATCCCCAGTCGGCAGAATTCCCGCCTTAAGTTGGGTCTTTATGAATCCATCGGCGAACTGTTCACGCACATCCGTAAACGCAACCGCGAGGCCGTGGACGTGCGGGGCATGAATTTCGCCTTCCGCCGCGCCGACGCGCTGGCCGTCGGGGGCTTCGATGTGACTATCGGCCACCAGTCAACCTTTACGGGAACAGAACTGACCTCCGGACAGCCCCGGGCCGAAGGCCGCTGCGAGGACGGCTGGCTGGCGCTCTGTCTGTCCGCCCGGGGCCGGTTGCTGCGTGTTCGTTCCGACGCGGCCCGCGGCTGGACCAACGACCGGAGCATCATGGCGGAAGGCAGCCTCAGCGCCGCGTTTTTTACCCGGGTTCAGAAAGAACTCAAACGCCTTCCGCTCTACCTCGACCCCCGCAAGAAAATCACTGCTTAA
- the gyrA gene encoding DNA gyrase subunit A: MAEESSSNIIPINIEDEMRGAYIDYSMSVIISRALPDVRDGLKPVHRRVLFGMAELGVNYNKPFKKSARIVGEVLGKYHPHGDASVYDTMVRMAQDWSLRYPLVDGQGNFGSVDGDSPAAMRYTEARLKRIAEELLTDIYKETVDFQANFDDSLEEPSVMPGKLPNLLLNGSSGIAVGMATNMAPHNLTEVVEGIVAYIDNPEVTIDELMKFVTAPDFPTGGTIYGVEGVKNGYHTGRGRVVIRANATIEENRGKTQIIVTEIPYMVNKAVMLEKTADLINEKKIEGISAFRDESDRDGMRIVYDLKREAVPNVVLNNLYKYTQLQSSFGINNVALVKGRPMLLNLKDMIRYYVEHRQEVVTRRTQYELREAEKRAHILQGLLIALDNLDAVIELIRSARDPEVAKNSLIERFELSEVQAKAILELRLQRLTGLERDKIIAEYNELVALINDLKDILTSEVRKLAIIKDELLELKARYGDERRTQINPLGDGNISDLSLIADDEMLITISHQGYIKRTPLAEYRAQTRGGVGSRAVRTKDDDFTEHLFTATMHNTLLIFTQKGRLYWLPVHGLPEGSRDSKGRPLANFINIEGDDKVQAVINVKDLKNEDYINNNYIVMCTEQGTIKKTLLEAFSRPRTNGIIAITINEDDSLLNVCLTTGNNDIVIASNSGKAVRFNENRVRPMGRTAAGVKGIDLDEAAGDKVVGMVCIGREDAQLLVVSEKGFGKRSEVDEYRVTNRGAKGVGTLKVTEKVGNLVAILEVTDSDDLMIITRAGTAIRMNVDEIRVAGRNTQGVKLINLRDGDEISSVTQIAREEEEEGAGEEGTITEAASDSEA; the protein is encoded by the coding sequence ATGGCTGAGGAAAGCAGCAGTAACATTATTCCCATCAATATTGAAGATGAGATGCGTGGAGCCTACATCGATTACTCGATGTCGGTCATTATTTCACGTGCACTTCCCGACGTGCGGGACGGTCTGAAACCCGTACACCGCCGCGTGTTGTTCGGAATGGCCGAACTGGGTGTGAATTACAACAAGCCGTTCAAGAAATCTGCCCGTATCGTAGGGGAGGTGCTGGGGAAGTACCACCCGCACGGCGATGCGTCGGTGTACGATACGATGGTCCGGATGGCCCAGGACTGGTCGCTGCGGTATCCGCTGGTGGACGGACAGGGTAACTTCGGTTCCGTCGACGGAGATTCACCGGCGGCCATGCGTTACACGGAAGCTCGTCTGAAGCGGATCGCGGAAGAACTGCTGACGGATATATACAAGGAAACGGTTGATTTTCAGGCCAACTTCGATGATTCACTGGAAGAGCCGTCGGTCATGCCGGGTAAACTGCCGAACCTGCTGCTGAACGGCTCGTCGGGCATTGCCGTCGGGATGGCGACCAACATGGCGCCGCATAACCTGACGGAAGTGGTGGAGGGCATTGTGGCTTATATCGATAACCCGGAGGTGACCATCGACGAGCTGATGAAGTTCGTGACGGCTCCGGACTTCCCGACCGGCGGAACGATCTACGGCGTGGAAGGAGTGAAGAACGGGTACCATACCGGCCGGGGCCGCGTGGTGATCCGGGCCAATGCCACTATCGAGGAAAACCGGGGCAAAACGCAGATCATCGTTACGGAGATTCCGTACATGGTCAACAAAGCGGTGATGCTCGAAAAAACGGCGGACCTCATCAACGAAAAGAAAATTGAAGGGATTTCGGCGTTCCGGGATGAATCGGACCGCGACGGGATGCGGATTGTGTACGACCTCAAGCGCGAGGCGGTGCCTAACGTCGTTCTGAACAACCTTTACAAATACACCCAGCTGCAGTCGTCGTTCGGGATCAACAACGTGGCGCTCGTGAAAGGCCGTCCGATGCTGCTGAACCTGAAGGACATGATCCGGTACTACGTCGAGCACCGCCAGGAAGTGGTGACCCGCCGGACGCAGTACGAACTCCGCGAAGCCGAAAAACGGGCGCATATCCTGCAGGGTCTGCTCATCGCGCTCGATAACCTCGATGCGGTCATCGAACTCATTCGCTCGGCCCGCGACCCGGAGGTAGCCAAGAACAGCCTCATCGAACGGTTTGAGCTGTCGGAAGTGCAGGCTAAAGCCATTCTGGAACTGCGTCTGCAGCGCCTGACGGGCCTGGAGCGGGACAAGATCATCGCGGAGTACAACGAGCTGGTGGCGCTCATCAACGACCTGAAGGATATTCTGACGAGCGAGGTTCGGAAACTGGCCATCATCAAGGACGAACTGCTGGAGTTGAAAGCCCGTTACGGCGACGAACGCCGGACGCAGATCAACCCGCTGGGCGATGGCAACATCAGCGACCTCTCGCTGATTGCCGACGATGAAATGCTCATCACCATTTCGCACCAGGGGTACATCAAACGGACGCCGCTGGCAGAATACCGGGCGCAGACCCGCGGAGGCGTCGGTTCACGGGCCGTCCGGACGAAAGACGACGACTTTACCGAGCACCTCTTTACGGCCACCATGCACAACACTCTGCTGATTTTCACGCAGAAGGGACGGTTGTACTGGCTGCCCGTTCACGGTCTGCCGGAAGGGAGCCGGGATTCGAAAGGCCGCCCGCTGGCAAACTTTATCAATATCGAAGGCGACGACAAGGTTCAGGCGGTCATCAACGTCAAGGACCTGAAGAACGAGGACTACATCAACAATAATTACATTGTGATGTGTACCGAGCAGGGAACCATCAAGAAAACCCTGCTGGAAGCGTTCTCCCGCCCGCGTACGAACGGGATCATTGCGATCACGATCAACGAAGACGACAGCCTGCTGAACGTCTGTCTGACGACCGGAAACAACGACATCGTCATTGCGTCCAACTCCGGGAAAGCGGTCCGTTTCAACGAGAACCGGGTGCGTCCGATGGGTCGTACGGCGGCGGGTGTGAAAGGGATTGACCTCGATGAGGCCGCCGGAGACAAGGTCGTCGGCATGGTGTGCATTGGCCGGGAAGACGCTCAGTTGCTGGTGGTGTCGGAGAAAGGCTTCGGCAAGCGTTCGGAAGTCGATGAATACCGCGTAACCAACCGGGGTGCCAAGGGCGTAGGAACGCTAAAAGTGACCGAAAAGGTCGGCAACCTCGTGGCCATTCTGGAAGTAACCGATTCCGATGACCTGATGATCATCACCCGGGCAGGAACGGCGATCCGCATGAACGTAGACGAGATTCGCGTGGCGGGTCGTAATACGCAGGGGGTTAAGCTGATTAACCTTCGGGACGGAGATGAAATTTCGTCCGTGACGCAGATTGCGCGGGAAGAAGAAGAGGAGGGAGCCGGGGAAGAAGGCACCATCACCGAAGCGGCTTCTGATTCTGAAGCTTGA
- a CDS encoding tetratricopeptide repeat protein yields the protein MKKVALFLLAGFLSAGAYAQQAGGLDAVMEQQYKKDKEKSDKDITDAKKSAKAATWLSRGKTYEEIAQRAVKLDSNAAMTAYEAYKKAAELDNGGKTGKEAQDALKGQGMYYAFMTAGSNNYQSKRFKDAAKFMNMAMEANPKDTTAALYTGIAAQQGEDLALAKSGFESYINNGGKDPSIYYALSSLYRQDKDIDKAIGVLDRGITALGGNKDLSAERVNILVNAGRIDDAMKGMIALAEKDPNNATNWLNIGILYDQNAQKASTELKKISDASRRSKVLPKQLAEQQDALKAMQGEVTRLTARAKKEPKNADVKRQLASVNQMITDKKSDIAETEKQMKEEAGQPQVENAEGKIAQLTKEQNENLAKALEYYQKALQIDPNNYDANFNMGVYYYNEAVIMKGQVDKMDMKEYQARGKEVEGRVCGKFKQALPYFLKAKSVKDTESDLNESLTNLQNILKQFEDNKIACIEPK from the coding sequence ATGAAAAAAGTCGCATTGTTCCTGCTGGCGGGTTTCCTTTCGGCAGGAGCGTATGCCCAACAAGCGGGCGGTCTGGATGCCGTGATGGAGCAGCAGTACAAAAAGGACAAGGAAAAGAGTGATAAAGACATCACGGATGCTAAGAAGTCGGCAAAGGCAGCTACCTGGCTGAGCCGGGGTAAAACCTACGAAGAAATCGCGCAACGTGCCGTTAAACTTGATTCCAACGCTGCCATGACGGCCTACGAAGCCTATAAGAAAGCGGCTGAATTGGACAATGGCGGCAAAACAGGCAAAGAAGCCCAAGACGCTCTGAAAGGGCAGGGCATGTACTACGCTTTCATGACGGCCGGTTCCAACAACTACCAGAGCAAGCGGTTCAAGGATGCGGCCAAGTTCATGAACATGGCCATGGAAGCCAACCCGAAGGACACCACGGCTGCCCTGTACACGGGCATCGCCGCCCAGCAGGGTGAAGACCTGGCGCTGGCCAAATCGGGCTTTGAAAGCTATATCAACAACGGCGGGAAAGACCCCAGCATCTATTACGCACTGTCCAGCCTGTACCGTCAGGATAAGGATATCGATAAAGCCATTGGGGTACTCGACCGCGGCATCACGGCGCTGGGCGGCAACAAAGACCTGTCGGCCGAGCGCGTAAACATCCTGGTGAACGCCGGCCGTATCGACGACGCCATGAAAGGCATGATCGCCCTGGCCGAGAAAGATCCGAACAACGCCACCAACTGGCTGAACATCGGTATCCTGTACGACCAGAACGCTCAGAAAGCCAGCACCGAGCTGAAAAAGATCTCGGACGCTTCCCGCCGCTCAAAAGTGCTGCCGAAGCAACTCGCCGAGCAGCAGGACGCGCTGAAAGCCATGCAGGGGGAAGTAACCCGCCTGACGGCCCGCGCCAAGAAAGAGCCGAAGAATGCGGACGTAAAACGCCAGCTGGCATCCGTTAATCAGATGATCACCGATAAGAAGTCGGATATCGCCGAGACGGAGAAGCAGATGAAAGAAGAGGCCGGCCAGCCGCAGGTAGAAAACGCGGAGGGGAAAATCGCTCAGCTGACCAAAGAGCAGAACGAGAACCTTGCCAAAGCCCTGGAATACTACCAGAAAGCGCTGCAGATCGACCCGAATAACTACGATGCCAACTTCAACATGGGCGTTTATTATTATAACGAAGCCGTTATCATGAAAGGCCAGGTTGACAAGATGGATATGAAAGAATACCAGGCGCGTGGTAAGGAAGTCGAAGGACGGGTTTGCGGTAAATTCAAGCAGGCACTGCCGTACTTCCTGAAAGCGAAAAGTGTGAAAGACACGGAGAGCGATCTGAACGAAAGTCTGACGAACCTGCAGAACATCCTGAAGCAGTTTGAAGACAACAAGATTGCCTGCATCGAGCCTAAATAA
- a CDS encoding 2,3,4,5-tetrahydropyridine-2,6-dicarboxylate N-succinyltransferase, whose translation MLKSQIENIWDDREQLKRPESVAAVAEVIALLDEGQLRVAEPKQDGSGWQVNDWVKKAILLYFPSQQMKVSEVGILEFYDKIPLKTDYKRRGVRVVPPAVARYGSYISPGAILMPSYVNIGAYVGEGTMVDTWATVGSCAQIGSDVHLSGGVGIGGVLEPPQAAPVIIEDGAFIGSRCIVVEGAYIGKRAVLGAGVTITGSSKIIDVTGSEPVEYKGYVPENSVVIPGSIPKEFAAGTFHVPCALIIGKRKASTDLKTSLNEALRENNVTV comes from the coding sequence ATGTTGAAAAGCCAAATTGAAAATATTTGGGATGATCGGGAACAGCTGAAAAGACCCGAATCTGTTGCTGCCGTCGCCGAAGTCATTGCATTGCTTGATGAAGGCCAGCTTCGCGTTGCAGAACCGAAGCAGGATGGATCTGGATGGCAGGTGAATGACTGGGTTAAAAAAGCCATTCTTCTTTACTTCCCGTCCCAGCAAATGAAGGTTTCGGAGGTGGGAATTCTTGAGTTTTATGACAAGATTCCTCTGAAAACAGATTATAAAAGGAGAGGGGTTCGGGTCGTTCCGCCGGCCGTTGCGCGCTATGGTTCCTATATTAGTCCGGGTGCGATTCTCATGCCTTCTTATGTCAATATCGGGGCGTATGTAGGCGAAGGGACTATGGTGGATACCTGGGCAACTGTAGGCAGTTGTGCCCAGATCGGGAGTGATGTCCACCTGAGTGGAGGTGTCGGTATTGGGGGTGTCCTGGAGCCGCCTCAGGCAGCCCCGGTGATCATCGAGGATGGCGCCTTCATTGGCTCCCGCTGTATCGTAGTGGAAGGAGCCTATATAGGAAAGCGTGCGGTTCTAGGTGCGGGAGTCACGATCACCGGCAGTTCCAAAATCATTGATGTGACAGGCAGCGAACCGGTCGAGTACAAAGGATATGTTCCCGAAAACTCGGTTGTCATTCCGGGCAGCATCCCGAAAGAGTTTGCTGCGGGTACGTTTCATGTTCCCTGTGCCCTGATCATCGGCAAACGAAAAGCTTCTACCGATTTGAAAACTTCGCTGAACGAGGCGCTTCGGGAGAACAACGTAACGGTTTAA
- a CDS encoding DUF5074 domain-containing protein — protein MITFSNIRLTVVLATAIGLQACQVNDNPEAKPYDTGVLVLNEGNFQKGNASVSFLNRNESTAITDIFRTVNNRFVGDVLQDYAEANGRGYLVVNNSNKIEVVEATTFKSVGAIESGLPQCRRIQIVSADKAYVSCWGDAQTKPGVAVVDLRTLKVTAYIPTGKGPEDLLLAGNRVLVANSGGFEVASTVDVIDVTTDKVTSTIPVGDVPTNLVTDSEGQVWVLCSGKPTWSSPNGMTTAELVRINPATASVTRRLVIDGKAINSNPDELSTNKERTMLYFVAANGVHTVLTSATAVTLDKPVIRRGFYGLGVDPATNNIYGSDPLDYSRQGYVFRYKSTGERIDSVKVDLIPTGFYFK, from the coding sequence ATGATTACTTTCTCAAACATTCGCCTGACGGTGGTTCTGGCTACGGCTATTGGCTTGCAGGCCTGTCAGGTGAACGACAATCCGGAAGCAAAACCGTACGACACCGGAGTCCTCGTCCTCAACGAAGGAAACTTTCAGAAGGGAAATGCCTCCGTTTCTTTTCTGAACCGGAACGAATCGACGGCGATCACCGACATTTTCCGTACCGTCAATAACCGATTCGTCGGGGACGTTCTGCAGGATTATGCCGAAGCCAACGGTCGGGGATACCTCGTCGTCAACAACAGCAATAAGATTGAGGTCGTGGAAGCCACCACTTTTAAGTCCGTGGGGGCCATTGAATCCGGTCTGCCGCAATGCCGGCGGATTCAGATCGTCTCTGCCGATAAGGCCTACGTCAGCTGCTGGGGCGACGCGCAAACGAAACCCGGCGTAGCGGTAGTGGACCTCAGAACCCTTAAAGTGACCGCCTACATTCCGACCGGAAAAGGTCCCGAGGACCTGCTTCTCGCCGGGAACCGCGTGCTGGTAGCCAACTCCGGCGGGTTTGAGGTCGCCAGCACCGTTGACGTGATTGACGTCACTACGGACAAAGTCACCTCAACGATCCCCGTGGGTGATGTACCTACCAATCTGGTGACTGACAGCGAAGGCCAGGTGTGGGTGCTGTGCAGCGGCAAACCTACGTGGAGCAGCCCGAACGGCATGACCACCGCCGAACTCGTGCGGATCAATCCCGCCACGGCGAGCGTAACACGCCGTTTAGTCATCGACGGCAAAGCGATCAACAGCAACCCGGATGAATTATCGACCAATAAGGAGCGGACGATGCTGTATTTTGTCGCCGCCAACGGAGTTCATACCGTTCTGACCTCGGCGACCGCTGTAACCCTCGACAAACCTGTCATTCGTCGCGGTTTTTACGGCCTTGGCGTCGATCCGGCCACAAACAACATCTACGGGTCAGACCCGCTGGATTACAGCCGCCAAGGCTACGTTTTCCGCTATAAATCGACCGGGGAGCGTATCGATTCCGTTAAGGTTGATTTGATTCCGACCGGATTCTATTTCAAGTAA